A region of the Candidatus Ancaeobacter aquaticus genome:
ATCCGATGGTGCCATCTTGTGCAGCATCGTTACTTAAAGAGAAAGGGTATGATGTTTGTTGGAAAGACGGGATAGCCGAAAAGATGTCTTATAACGATTTTCTTAAGTATTTCAAAGAACTAAATCCGGATGTTGTCGCGCTGGAAACTAAAGCCCCCGTTGTTCAACATCACTGGAAAATAATAGATGACCTAAAAAAGGAACTACCGGAGTGTAAAATTGTTCTTTTTGGGGATCATGTTACTGCTCTTCCAGAAGAATCATTCAATAATTCTCCCGTTGACTATATTTTAACGGGCGGAAACTACGATTTTCTTCTCCTGTCTCTTTGTAACAATCTTTCTAAGAATGAAACTTTAGAGCCCGGTATTTGGATGAGGAAAGATGGCCAGGTAACATCAACCGGGAAGTTTAATTTAGATCAGGATCTTAACACGTTACCTATGATAGACAGAGATATGACAAAGTGGCTGTTATATAGCGAAGAAAACGGTAATTATAGTCGCTTGCCGGGGACATATACCATGGCGGCACGTGATTGCTGGTATCATAAATGTACGTTTTGTTCTTGGACGACAATATATCCTAAATATTCGTCGAGGACTCCGAAAAAGCTATTAGATGAAATAGGCATACTTATAGAAAAGTATGGTGTTAAGGAGATAATGGATGATAGCGGTTCTTTTCCAATTGGTGAATGGTTGCATGAATTTTGTAATGGCATGATTGAGCGTGGCTATAACAAAAAGATAATCATGGATTGCAATATGCGTTTTGGCGCGCTTTCATTTGATGAATATAAATTGATGCGAAAAGCCGGGTTTCGTTTTATGCTCTTTGGTTTGGAATCAGCTAATCAGAAGACACTTGAGCGAGTTAAAAAAGGCGGAGGATTAACTAAGGACAAGATTATTGAATCGTGCAAAATGGCAAGTAAAGCTGGGTTATCTCCACATATAACAATAATGTTCGGTTATCCGTGGGAAGATATTGATGATGTGCAGCGCACGGTTGATTTGGGGTGTTATTTGATGAAAAAGGGATATGCGCATACCCTGCAGTCGACTGTTGTTATCCCTTATCCGGGAACGCCTCTTTTTGACGAATGTAAAAAGAATGGGTGGCTGAAAACAGAAGACTGGTCTTGTTACGATATGAGAGAACCGATTATGATAACACCGATGCCGGAAGAAAAATTGATGGAAGCGGTACAGTCGGTCTATAAAGTTGCATTTAATCCAGAATTTATTTTTAGAAAATTAATCTCAATAAGAAACACTGAAGACATTAAGTTTATCTGGCGTGCGGCAAAAGCTGTTATTGGACATTTGACTGATTTTCGTGGAAAGAAATGCGCTTGTAAAAACAGCTGTAAGACTTAAGCTATAAGCTGTAAGTCACAAGCTTTTTAGCCTATGTAATAAAAAAGTGTAGGGCAGGGCGTTAGCCCTGAAAAACAAAGAAATAACACTGATGAGTGAAAAACATTACAACGAAGAGTATTTTAAGGATAAGGATGATCTTCCAGTTCATATTTATGCAACATTAGATGATGTAATTGAAAAAAATAATTATGTAAGTATTCTTGAAATTGGATGTGGTACCGGTAAGCTTCTCAGTGCTTTACATAAGAATGGTAGAAAAGTAACTGGTTGTGATCTTTCAATTACAGCAGCGAAAAAAGCGGATGCACTTGTTGCGGATGTGAAAGAACTGCCCTACAGATCAAAAAGTTTTGATTTATTGATCGGTATATCATTAATTGAACACTTAAGAGAAGAAGAAGCCGTGCTTTTTCTTAATGAAGCTAAAAGACTCCTTAAAGTTAGAGGGGCGTTGTTTCTTGTGACACCAAATTTTTCTAGTCCAATGAGGGTTGTAAAAGGTAAAAAATGGTTCGGGTATTCCGATCCAACACATGTAAAGTTCTATTCGCCGGAATCACTCGCATATAAACTTGAAGATAACGGTTTTAATCAAATTAAAAAGACGTTTAAGTTAGATGTATATCCTGATTTTGACTGGGGTCTGCATTTGAAATTCCCTAAAGTAATAAATTGTTTTATTTCGAAGCTATTAATATCTTCACCATTAGCTTTATTTAGAGACAGTTTTTGGATTATGGGAAATAAAATGTAGCGCAAGCCTTCAGGCTTGCAAATTTGTGATATGTTTCAATGAGAACACTGTATTATAGGAAATAACATATGGATAAAAGAAAAGTAGAATTTTACAAACACAATATTGATGAAGCGGATATTAAGCGATTCGATGAAGTTTTGAGGTCAATTTTTCTCACGACCGGAAAAGTCGTTGCTGAATTTGAAGAAGCGTTCTCAAATTACCTTGGCGGGGGAGATGTTATTGGGGTAACGAGTTGTACGGCCGCTTTACAGTTATGTTTGCTTGCATGGGGCATTGGTCATGGTGATGAAGTTATTACGACGCCAATGACATTTTGTGCCACTTCTAATGCGGTACTTCACGTAGGTGCAAAACCGGTGTTTGTTGATGTGGAAGAAGATACCGGAAACATAAATGCTGATCTTATTGAAGAAAAAATTACCAATAAGACAAAAGCAATTATCCCTGTTCATTTGTATGGGCAGATGTGTGACATGAAAAAAATTAAGGAAATTGCGGATAAACATGGATTGATCGTTATTGAAGATGCTGCACATTGTGTAGAAGGTGTTCGGGATGGTATAAAGCCTGGTCAGCTGGGTGATGGGGCTTGCTTTAGTTTTTATGCAACAAAGAACATTACCTGCGGAGAAGGTGGGGCAATTATTGTTCATGATCCAGAAAAAGCTGAATTAATAAGAATAATGCGACTGCATGGTATCGATAAATCAGCTGCTGATAGATACACAAAAAGTTATAGCCACTGGGATATGTCGGTATTGGGATGGAAATATAATATGAATAATATCCAGGCAGCTCTTTTAGTGGGACAGCTTAAAAAAATTGATAGTTTGAGGGATAGACGGGAGTGCATAGCAAAAATGTATGATGATGCTTTCAAAGACACTAACATAAGGCTCATGATGACAAAGGAAAATTGCAAAAATGCGTTTCATCTCTATACCATTCAAGTCTCAGAAGAAAAACGTGATACAGTGTTGAGTGGACTGCAAGATAAGCACGTTGGTTGTGCCGTAAATTATAGAGCCGTACATCTATTGAAATATTATAGAGATAAGCTCGGCTATACTGAAGGAATGTATCCGATAGCTGAACAAATCGGATCAAGAACTATTACTATACCGCTCTATCCAAAACTTAAAAATGATGAAGTTGAATATGTTGTAAAATCAATAATAGAGGTTCTTAATATCTGAGTAGCGTAAAAAATATTTTACATACTAGTTATTTGTTGCGAGCAGGGAAGTAAGCGTTTTAGGCCACACAGCCCTGAATATGTTGTGGGTGAGATTGAAGAATGTGTAAAGAAATTGAGGACATAACGGTGTACGGACTAGATCCAAAATTAAAGGCAGTGTATCATTTATTTGTTATAGAAATAGAACATTGCGACGATCTAAAGAAGCATCTTCAAATGAATGGTGTAGCGTGCGGAATACATTATCCTATTCGATTACCCATGCAATCTGCATATTCTTATTTGAGGTGTAAAGAAAGCGATTTCCCAGAAGCATTGTATAAGTCTTGTCGTATATTATCACCTCCGATGGTTCCCGAATTAACTACGAAACAACAGGATTACGTTATTGATAAAATAGCAGAATTTTATAGATAAAGGATATTTAGTAGAATAATTTTACGATATACTCATGCTTCTTTTGGTGTACGCTAAATACTAAAGCTTGATGCGTTAGTTGATTGTGGTGTATAGTACCATGATCTCCAATATGTAGAATAATATGTCTCAAAATAAGTATATCAATATGTGTAAGAGGTAAGTATGAAAGTATTAGTGACAGGTGGTGCTGGATTTATTGGAAGTAATCTTGTCGATAGGTTGTTGGCTGATGGCCATACGGTGACGGTACTTGATAACTTCTCAACCGGTCGACCTGATAATTTAAAACACCATAAAGATAATCCACAACTATCGTTACATCAAGTTGATGTTGCAAATAATGATACTATTGATCGCTATTTCAAAGGGATCGACTGGGTAATGCACTTAGCTTCTCTTGCGGATATTGTTCCGTCAATAATTGATCCTCAAGAATATTACAGAGCAAATGTTACCGGGACGATCAATGTCCTTGAAGCTGCAAAGAAATGTGAGGTAAAACGTTTTATCTATACGGCATCGAGTTCTTGCTATGGAATACCGGATGCCTATCCGACTGAGGAGGATGCTGATATTAGAACAGAGTATCCATACGCTCTTACGAAATATTTGGGGGAATTATGTGTGCTCCATTGGGGGAATATTTATAAACTACCAGTTGTTTCTTTAAGACTATTTAATGTGTATGGACCTCGTGCTCGGACATCTGGAACCTATGGGGCTGTTATGGGGGTGTTTTTAGCGCAGAAATTGGCTCAAAAACCTTTTACTGTTGTTGGTGACGGTACTCAGAAAAGGGATTTCACGTATGTTGATGATGTTGCTGATGCTTTTGTGTCGGCGGCTGCATCAAATGTGACAAATGAAATTTTTAATATAGGATCAGGTAGTCCGCAGAGCGTAAATACGTTAGTTGAGTTACTGCAGGGTGAAAGGATCTATATCCCTAAACGTCCTGGGGAGCCTGATTGTACATGGGCGAATATAGATAAAATAAAGAATACTATCGGGTGGAATCCAAAAACATCCTTTAAAGAAGGCGTTAATAAGGTTTTAGAGCATATTGATTATTGGAGAAGTGCGCCGGTTTGGACACCTGAAAAAATTGAAGTTGCTACGAAAGATTGGTTTAAATATTTATCGAGGTAAACATGAAAAATAATGTTTTATCAAAAATTAAGACAATTGATGAGTTGGCCCCGATTTTGGATGGATTAAGAAAAAAGGGTAAAAAGATCGTTCACTGTCATGGTGTTTTTGAACTTTTGCATCCAGGACATATTAGACATTTTGAAGAGGCAAAGAGTAAAGGAAACATTCTTGTTGTTACAATTACCAAGGATGAATATGTAAATAAAGGGCCTGGCCGACCCATTTTCAAAGAGGCATTGAGACTTGAAAGTTTAGCAGCGATAGAGTCAGTTGACTATGTGGCACTTAATGACTGGCCAACTGCAGTAGAGACGATTAGGAGATTGAAACCTAATATTTATGTAAAAGGGAGTGATTATTCTAAAAGAGAGGATGATCTTACAGGAAAGATATATGAAGAGGAAGAAGCAATAAATTCTGTCGGAGGAATGCTTCATTTTACTGATGATATTACCTTTAGTTCTACGTCTCTTATAAATTCATATTTTCCCCCGTATCCTGATGAAGCCCGCGAATTTTTTCAAGATTTTAGAAAAAAATATTCTTCTAATGATGTAATCAAGTACATAAAAAAGGTGGAAAACACAAAAGTACTTGTCATTGGGGATATCATTATTGACGAATACCATTATTGTTTTGGCGTAGGAAAATCCGCGAAAGACAATATCATCGTTACAAAATATTTAAATGAGGAAATATTTGCGGGTGGCGTTCTGGCTGCAGCAAATCATACAGCAGGTTTTTGTAAAAATGTCCATTTGGTAAGTTCAATAGGGAAACAAAATAATTATCAAGATTTCATCGCAACACATTTGAAACCTAATATTTCGACAAATTTTTATGAGATCGAAGATGCGCCTACGGTTGTGAAACGCAGATTTGTTGATCCTAACTTTTTAAATAAACTATTCGAAATAATATATTTAGATGACAATGTTCATACATCACAAAAAATAGAAAAGAAATTATACACTTATTTAGATGAGCACCTCAAAGATTATGATATGGTCATTGTAACCGATTTTGGCCATGGATTACTAACGCCCAGAATGGTTAAGTTGTTAAGTAAGAAAGCTAAATATTTAGCTATAAATGTGCAAACAAATAGTGCAAACAGAGGATTTAATGTAGTTACTAAATTTTCTCGTGCCGATTATATTTGTATTGATGAACCTGAGATACGGTTAGCTTGTCATGATAGATATTCCAATCTCAACAAATTGATACTTAAAATAAGCAAAAAGCTCAAGTGCGACAAAATAATTATTACTAGAGGGCATAAGGGGTCATTGGTCTATTCCAAAGCTGATGGGTTTAAGGAAATACCGATATTCTCCAAAGAGGTGCTTGATAGAATTGGAGCAGGGGATGCCTATTTTTCTGTGACAGCCCCATGTGTATTTAAAAATGCACCAATGGAAGTAGTTGGGTTTATAGGTAACGCTGCTGGAGCAATGAAGGTTTTGATAGTGGGGAATCGCTCTTCTATTGAACCGGCTCCTCTTTTTAAATACATTACTGCACTTCTTAAATGACAATATTTATCCACTCTTAAGATGCACCGGTAAGGATTTATTATGGACAAATTCAGAATAGACAGTCATAAATTAATATATCATGTCGATAGGGTAAATGATTGGCAGAAAAATAAAAATATATATCCTTTATATATGGAGATATCGCCTGCAGGTGCTTGTAATCATAGGTGTACATATTGCGGTCTAGATTTTATGGAGTACAAGCCAAGATTTCTCAAAACAGAGGTTTTAAAAGACAGGATTTCAGAAATGGGATCGTTAGGACTCAAGAGTATCATGTATGCGGGTGAGGGTGAGCCACTTTTACATAAAGATATGCTTGATATTACTCTTCATACTGAGAAGTCAGGGATTGATGTTGCGTTTACGACAAACGGGGTATTTCTTGATAAGGATTTTGCTGATGCAGCACTTACAAGTATAACCTGGGTAAAAGTGAGTATAAATGGTGCTACAAAAGATACTTATAACAAGATTCACCGAGGTAAGAGTGATGATCTTGATAAAGTTATGCATAATATGGCCTATGCAAACGATGTAAGAAGAAGTAATAATTATAAATGTACTTTGGGAATGCAGATAATGTTATTGCCTGATAACTATCAGGAAGTTGGGAAGTTAGCTCAAAGGGCAAAAGATATTGGGATGGATTATTTAGTAGTCAAACCGTACTCTCATCATCCTCAGAGTAATACTACGGAATACAAAGATATTAAATATGATAATTATCTTCAGTTAAAAGATGAGCTTTCTCAGTATAATGATGAGCAGTTTCATGTAGTGTTCCGTATTAATAGTATGAAGAAGTGGGATAAGGGTGAGCATGGATACACACATTGCTTAGCCCTTCCTTTCTGGTCATATATTGATGCGGGTGGAAATGTGTGGGGTTGCAGCGTGTATCTTGGAGATGAACGTTTCTTGTATGGCAATATCCATGAGCAAACGTTTAGAGAAATCTGGGAAGGAGAAAAAAGACGCGCTTCTCTTGAGTGGGTAAAGAATGAGCTGGATACGTGTAATTGTAGAGTAAATTGTAGAATGGATGAAGTGAATAAGTATCTGTGGGACTTAAAGCACCCTTCAGAACACGTGAATTTTATATAACAGAAAAACATATATCATGAATGAATTAGTATTACAAAAAAAAGCGGACCAAATAAGGAGCAACGTAATCCATCTTTCTGT
Encoded here:
- a CDS encoding radical SAM protein, with amino-acid sequence MKVLIAYPPIESEKGVPLLSQNRQFQWFHNPTYIYPMVPSCAASLLKEKGYDVCWKDGIAEKMSYNDFLKYFKELNPDVVALETKAPVVQHHWKIIDDLKKELPECKIVLFGDHVTALPEESFNNSPVDYILTGGNYDFLLLSLCNNLSKNETLEPGIWMRKDGQVTSTGKFNLDQDLNTLPMIDRDMTKWLLYSEENGNYSRLPGTYTMAARDCWYHKCTFCSWTTIYPKYSSRTPKKLLDEIGILIEKYGVKEIMDDSGSFPIGEWLHEFCNGMIERGYNKKIIMDCNMRFGALSFDEYKLMRKAGFRFMLFGLESANQKTLERVKKGGGLTKDKIIESCKMASKAGLSPHITIMFGYPWEDIDDVQRTVDLGCYLMKKGYAHTLQSTVVIPYPGTPLFDECKKNGWLKTEDWSCYDMREPIMITPMPEEKLMEAVQSVYKVAFNPEFIFRKLISIRNTEDIKFIWRAAKAVIGHLTDFRGKKCACKNSCKT
- a CDS encoding class I SAM-dependent methyltransferase, with translation MSEKHYNEEYFKDKDDLPVHIYATLDDVIEKNNYVSILEIGCGTGKLLSALHKNGRKVTGCDLSITAAKKADALVADVKELPYRSKSFDLLIGISLIEHLREEEAVLFLNEAKRLLKVRGALFLVTPNFSSPMRVVKGKKWFGYSDPTHVKFYSPESLAYKLEDNGFNQIKKTFKLDVYPDFDWGLHLKFPKVINCFISKLLISSPLALFRDSFWIMGNKM
- a CDS encoding DegT/DnrJ/EryC1/StrS family aminotransferase — protein: MDKRKVEFYKHNIDEADIKRFDEVLRSIFLTTGKVVAEFEEAFSNYLGGGDVIGVTSCTAALQLCLLAWGIGHGDEVITTPMTFCATSNAVLHVGAKPVFVDVEEDTGNINADLIEEKITNKTKAIIPVHLYGQMCDMKKIKEIADKHGLIVIEDAAHCVEGVRDGIKPGQLGDGACFSFYATKNITCGEGGAIIVHDPEKAELIRIMRLHGIDKSAADRYTKSYSHWDMSVLGWKYNMNNIQAALLVGQLKKIDSLRDRRECIAKMYDDAFKDTNIRLMMTKENCKNAFHLYTIQVSEEKRDTVLSGLQDKHVGCAVNYRAVHLLKYYRDKLGYTEGMYPIAEQIGSRTITIPLYPKLKNDEVEYVVKSIIEVLNI
- a CDS encoding DegT/DnrJ/EryC1/StrS family aminotransferase translates to MCKEIEDITVYGLDPKLKAVYHLFVIEIEHCDDLKKHLQMNGVACGIHYPIRLPMQSAYSYLRCKESDFPEALYKSCRILSPPMVPELTTKQQDYVIDKIAEFYR
- a CDS encoding SDR family oxidoreductase — its product is MKVLVTGGAGFIGSNLVDRLLADGHTVTVLDNFSTGRPDNLKHHKDNPQLSLHQVDVANNDTIDRYFKGIDWVMHLASLADIVPSIIDPQEYYRANVTGTINVLEAAKKCEVKRFIYTASSSCYGIPDAYPTEEDADIRTEYPYALTKYLGELCVLHWGNIYKLPVVSLRLFNVYGPRARTSGTYGAVMGVFLAQKLAQKPFTVVGDGTQKRDFTYVDDVADAFVSAAASNVTNEIFNIGSGSPQSVNTLVELLQGERIYIPKRPGEPDCTWANIDKIKNTIGWNPKTSFKEGVNKVLEHIDYWRSAPVWTPEKIEVATKDWFKYLSR
- a CDS encoding PfkB family carbohydrate kinase, yielding MKNNVLSKIKTIDELAPILDGLRKKGKKIVHCHGVFELLHPGHIRHFEEAKSKGNILVVTITKDEYVNKGPGRPIFKEALRLESLAAIESVDYVALNDWPTAVETIRRLKPNIYVKGSDYSKREDDLTGKIYEEEEAINSVGGMLHFTDDITFSSTSLINSYFPPYPDEAREFFQDFRKKYSSNDVIKYIKKVENTKVLVIGDIIIDEYHYCFGVGKSAKDNIIVTKYLNEEIFAGGVLAAANHTAGFCKNVHLVSSIGKQNNYQDFIATHLKPNISTNFYEIEDAPTVVKRRFVDPNFLNKLFEIIYLDDNVHTSQKIEKKLYTYLDEHLKDYDMVIVTDFGHGLLTPRMVKLLSKKAKYLAINVQTNSANRGFNVVTKFSRADYICIDEPEIRLACHDRYSNLNKLILKISKKLKCDKIIITRGHKGSLVYSKADGFKEIPIFSKEVLDRIGAGDAYFSVTAPCVFKNAPMEVVGFIGNAAGAMKVLIVGNRSSIEPAPLFKYITALLK
- a CDS encoding radical SAM protein; translation: MDKFRIDSHKLIYHVDRVNDWQKNKNIYPLYMEISPAGACNHRCTYCGLDFMEYKPRFLKTEVLKDRISEMGSLGLKSIMYAGEGEPLLHKDMLDITLHTEKSGIDVAFTTNGVFLDKDFADAALTSITWVKVSINGATKDTYNKIHRGKSDDLDKVMHNMAYANDVRRSNNYKCTLGMQIMLLPDNYQEVGKLAQRAKDIGMDYLVVKPYSHHPQSNTTEYKDIKYDNYLQLKDELSQYNDEQFHVVFRINSMKKWDKGEHGYTHCLALPFWSYIDAGGNVWGCSVYLGDERFLYGNIHEQTFREIWEGEKRRASLEWVKNELDTCNCRVNCRMDEVNKYLWDLKHPSEHVNFI